A single Anopheles arabiensis isolate DONGOLA chromosome 2, AaraD3, whole genome shotgun sequence DNA region contains:
- the LOC120893758 gene encoding glycogen synthase kinase-3 beta-like isoform X2, whose translation MTRLLSSNGGSSSGARTKEPTPRLDRDRCTTLLAGSSSATAHGGGELQRKVVQEEDPAMDGHDNDVDNDDEEVGITIRLGKKKPELRLMKDRTCQSLPDVNSARPKALPKVVTACDSTDTDGFGEADDDDDVDDDELNQASAPVRPCDTGGTSTMAPIVEQPVGSSGEEENVSSTTATTVVVPPPNNPLMKPAPVPGTGPPMVDPNVLQVFAIDPKLINKYDGLEQTLYYIDENGSPKIREKYALQRQLAEEKRQRKQQKKLERAAKFGGSLDGEPPVQCSCFSFSRLSRKLKEMCKDGSKVTTVVATPGQGPDRPQEVSYTDTKIIGNGSFGVVFQAKLCDTGELVAIKKVLQDKRFKNRELQIMRRLEHCNIVKLKYFFYSSGEKKDEVYLNLVLEYIPETVYKVARHYAKNKLTIPINYIRIYMYQLFRSLAYIHSLGICHRDIKPQNLLLNPETAVLKLCDFGSAKQLLDGEPNVSYICSRYYRAPELIFGAINYTTKIDVWSAGCVLAELLLGQPIFPGDSGVDQLVEIIKVLGTPTREQIKEMNPNYTEFKFPQIKSHPWQKVFRTRTPPEAIALVSRLLEYTPGTRITPMQACAHPFFNELREGSKYLPNGREFPPLFNFTEQELAIQPSLNLILRPRNQNEAASKAGQSSSGSMEGGSGSSGNGGAGSSSGSGGVGGSGGGASASSAGDASNLAQQSCSGAAGGSAGAGVGSDDMAAASGGDANTCQPSAATSSMG comes from the exons ATGACACGTCTGCTGTCGTCCAACGGTGGCAGCAGCTCCGGAGCACGTACAAAGGAACCCACGCCTCGGTTGGACCGCGATCGGTGCACGACACTActggcaggcagcagcagtgccacGGCCCACGGTGGTGGTGAGCTGCAACGAAAGGTCGTGCAAGAGGAAGACCCCGCCATGGACGGTCACGATAACGATGTAGATAACGATGATGAGGAAGTTGGTATTACGATTCGGCTTGGCAAAAAGAAGCCAGAACTGCGACTGATGAAGGATCGTACCTGCCAGAGTCTGCCCGACGTCAACAGTGCACGACCGAAAGCGCTACCAAAGGTAGTGACCGCCTGTGATAGTACTGACACGGATGGGTTTGGCGaggcggacgacgacgacgacgtggaCGACGACGAGCTCAACCAAGCATCCGCTCCGGTGAGACCTTGTGATACGGGTGGCACATCCACGATGGCCCCTATAGTGGAGCAGCCGGTCGGTAGCAGTGGTGAGGAAGAAAATGTGAGTTCTACCACTGCCACCACCGTTGTCGTCCCTCCTCCGAACAATCCGCTAATGAAGCCAGCCCCCGTACCGGGTACGGGACCGCCAATGGTCGACCCGAACGTGCTACAAGTGTTTGCCATCGATCCCAAACTGATCAACAAGTACGATGGGTTGGAGCAGACGCTCTACTACATCGACGAAAACGGCAGCCCCAAGATCCGTGAAAAGTACGCCTTGCAACGACAGCTGGCCGAAGAAAAGCGGCAACgcaagcagcagaagaagctgGAACGTGCGGCCAAGTTTGGCGGTTCGCTCGACGGGGAACCGCCGGTGCAGTGTTCCTGCTTCAGTTTTAGCCGACTATCCCGCAAGCTCAAGGAGATGT GTAAGGACGGTTCCAAAGTGACGACGGTTGTAGCTACACCCGGACAAGGCCCAGATAGACCACAGGAAGTATCATACACAGATACTAAGATAATTGGCAATGGAAGCTTCGGTGTCGTCTTCCAGGCGAAACTCTGTGATACGGGCGAGCTAGTCGCTATCAAGAAGGTGTTACAGGACAAACGATTTAAG AACCGTGAACTACAGATCATGCGACGACTAGAACACTGTAACATCGTTAAgctaaaatatttcttctactCGAGTGGCGAAAAG AAAGACGAAGTTTATCTGAACTTAGTGCTCGAATATATCCCAGAAACGGTTTATAAAGTCGCCCGTCACTATGCTAAGAACAAGTTAACGATACCTATCAACTATATCCGA ATTTACATGTATCAATTATTCAGAAGTCTTGCTTATATTCACTCGCTTGGTATCTGTCACCGTGACATCAAACCACAGAACCTGCTGCTTAATCCTGAGACGGCAGTGCTAAAGCTGTGCGACTTTGGAAGCGCCAAGCAGCTGCTGGACGGTGAGCCAAACGTGTCGTACATCTGCTCCAGATATTATCGAGCACCGGAGCTGATATTCGGCGCTATCAACTACACCACTAAAATTG ACGTATGGAGTGCAGGATGCGTGCTTGCAGAACTGTTGCTCGGACAACCAATCTTCCCGGGAGATTCTGGCGTCGATCAGCTGGTGGAAATCATCAAAGTCCTCGGCACACCGACACGGGAGCAGATCAAAGAGATGAATCCCAATTATACGGAATTCAAATTCCCTCAGATCAAGAGTCATCCATGGCAAAAG GTGTTCCGGACACGCACCCCACCGGAAGCGATCGCACTGGTTTCCCGTCTGCTGGAGTACACGCCAGGCACGAGAATTACTCCGATGCAAGCATGTGCCCATCCGTTCTTCAACGAATTGCGAGAAGGCAGCAAGTATCTGCCGAACGGTCGCGAATTTCCACCGTTGTTCAACTTCACCGAGCAAG AGCTTGCCATTCAGCCAAGTCTGAACCTGATTCTGAGGCCCAGAAACCAAAACGAGGCCGCTTCCAAGGCAGGACAATCGTCAAGCGGATCGATGGAAggtggcagcggcagcagtggCAACGGTGGTGCCGGCAGCTCGTCTGGCAGCGGTGGCGTTGGAGGTAGTGGCGGTGGAGCTAGTGCCAGTAGCGCTGGCGATGCGAGCAACTTGGCGCAGCAATCCTGTAGCGGTGCAGCTGGAGGTAGCGCCGGCGCTGGCGTTGGATCGGACGATATGGCAGCCGCAAGTGGGGGTGATGCAAACACCTGTCAGCCTTCTGCTGCCACCTCATCGATGGGTTAG
- the LOC120893473 gene encoding nucleolar protein 16: MVRRLRKTKKNQKYNYNCNRKRLGKKNRRNGHINDPEIRAAYDEKKKPANNIREMGLAYDVNRAIPIPNVKQQIKAMELELSGQKARPSRGNSSKEQPKQYVAARLEEDANEYAGSRFRMARSMVRVITDMIDRHGFNYKAMSLDWRNYEQVTWRQFRTKVRKFLRIPEQCTPYLEQKGWLDCDMNDPNDPRWKEYSTDDES, encoded by the exons ATGGTGCGCCGATTAAGAAAAACCAAGAAAAACCAGAAATATAACTACAACTGCAATAGAAAGCGCTTGGGCAAGAAAAATCGTCGAAATGGACACATCAACGA TCCCGAAATTCGTGCGGCCTACGACGAGAAGAAGAAACCAGCTAACAACATTCGCGAAATGGGCCTGGCGTACGATGTGAACCGTGCCATACCAATCCCGAACGTGAAGCAGCAAATCAAAGCGATGGAGTTGGAGCTATCCGGACAGAAAGCACGCCCGTCCAGGGGGAATTCGAGCAAGGAACAGCCGAAACAATACGTGGCCGCACGTCTGGAGGAGGATGCGAATGAATACGCCGGTTCGCGGTTCCGCATGGCTCGGTCGATGGTGCGCGTCATCACGGATATGATCGATCGGCACGGATTCAACTACAAAGCGATGTCACTCGATTGGCGCAACTACGAGCAGGTAACGTGGCGCCAGTTTCGCACCAAGGTTCGCAAGTTTCTGCGCATTCCGGAGCAGTGTACGCCGTACCTGGAGCAGAAAGGTTGGCTCGACTGCGACATGAACGATCCGAACGATCCACGATGGAAGGAATATAGTACCGATGATGAATCGTAG
- the LOC120893758 gene encoding glycogen synthase kinase-3 beta-like isoform X1: MTRLLSSNGGSSSGARTKEPTPRLDRDRCTTLLAGSSSATAHGGGELQRKVVQEEDPAMDGHDNDVDNDDEEVGITIRLGKKKPELRLMKDRTCQSLPDVNSARPKALPKVVTACDSTDTDGFGEADDDDDVDDDELNQASAPVRPCDTGGTSTMAPIVEQPVGSSGEEENVSSTTATTVVVPPPNNPLMKPAPVPGTGPPMVDPNVLQVFAIDPKLINKYDGLEQTLYYIDENGSPKIREKYALQRQLAEEKRQRKQQKKLERAAKFGGSLDGEPPVQCSCFSFSRLSRKLKEMCKDGSKVTTVVATPGQGPDRPQEVSYTDTKIIGNGSFGVVFQAKLCDTGELVAIKKVLQDKRFKNRELQIMRRLEHCNIVKLKYFFYSSGEKKDEVYLNLVLEYIPETVYKVARHYAKNKLTIPINYIRIYMYQLFRSLAYIHSLGICHRDIKPQNLLLNPETAVLKLCDFGSAKQLLDGEPNVSYICSRYYRAPELIFGAINYTTKIDVWSAGCVLAELLLGQPIFPGDSGVDQLVEIIKVLGTPTREQIKEMNPNYTEFKFPQIKSHPWQKLMLERMSFPTTTKTDHQRIRVFRTRTPPEAIALVSRLLEYTPGTRITPMQACAHPFFNELREGSKYLPNGREFPPLFNFTEQELAIQPSLNLILRPRNQNEAASKAGQSSSGSMEGGSGSSGNGGAGSSSGSGGVGGSGGGASASSAGDASNLAQQSCSGAAGGSAGAGVGSDDMAAASGGDANTCQPSAATSSMG, translated from the exons ATGACACGTCTGCTGTCGTCCAACGGTGGCAGCAGCTCCGGAGCACGTACAAAGGAACCCACGCCTCGGTTGGACCGCGATCGGTGCACGACACTActggcaggcagcagcagtgccacGGCCCACGGTGGTGGTGAGCTGCAACGAAAGGTCGTGCAAGAGGAAGACCCCGCCATGGACGGTCACGATAACGATGTAGATAACGATGATGAGGAAGTTGGTATTACGATTCGGCTTGGCAAAAAGAAGCCAGAACTGCGACTGATGAAGGATCGTACCTGCCAGAGTCTGCCCGACGTCAACAGTGCACGACCGAAAGCGCTACCAAAGGTAGTGACCGCCTGTGATAGTACTGACACGGATGGGTTTGGCGaggcggacgacgacgacgacgtggaCGACGACGAGCTCAACCAAGCATCCGCTCCGGTGAGACCTTGTGATACGGGTGGCACATCCACGATGGCCCCTATAGTGGAGCAGCCGGTCGGTAGCAGTGGTGAGGAAGAAAATGTGAGTTCTACCACTGCCACCACCGTTGTCGTCCCTCCTCCGAACAATCCGCTAATGAAGCCAGCCCCCGTACCGGGTACGGGACCGCCAATGGTCGACCCGAACGTGCTACAAGTGTTTGCCATCGATCCCAAACTGATCAACAAGTACGATGGGTTGGAGCAGACGCTCTACTACATCGACGAAAACGGCAGCCCCAAGATCCGTGAAAAGTACGCCTTGCAACGACAGCTGGCCGAAGAAAAGCGGCAACgcaagcagcagaagaagctgGAACGTGCGGCCAAGTTTGGCGGTTCGCTCGACGGGGAACCGCCGGTGCAGTGTTCCTGCTTCAGTTTTAGCCGACTATCCCGCAAGCTCAAGGAGATGT GTAAGGACGGTTCCAAAGTGACGACGGTTGTAGCTACACCCGGACAAGGCCCAGATAGACCACAGGAAGTATCATACACAGATACTAAGATAATTGGCAATGGAAGCTTCGGTGTCGTCTTCCAGGCGAAACTCTGTGATACGGGCGAGCTAGTCGCTATCAAGAAGGTGTTACAGGACAAACGATTTAAG AACCGTGAACTACAGATCATGCGACGACTAGAACACTGTAACATCGTTAAgctaaaatatttcttctactCGAGTGGCGAAAAG AAAGACGAAGTTTATCTGAACTTAGTGCTCGAATATATCCCAGAAACGGTTTATAAAGTCGCCCGTCACTATGCTAAGAACAAGTTAACGATACCTATCAACTATATCCGA ATTTACATGTATCAATTATTCAGAAGTCTTGCTTATATTCACTCGCTTGGTATCTGTCACCGTGACATCAAACCACAGAACCTGCTGCTTAATCCTGAGACGGCAGTGCTAAAGCTGTGCGACTTTGGAAGCGCCAAGCAGCTGCTGGACGGTGAGCCAAACGTGTCGTACATCTGCTCCAGATATTATCGAGCACCGGAGCTGATATTCGGCGCTATCAACTACACCACTAAAATTG ACGTATGGAGTGCAGGATGCGTGCTTGCAGAACTGTTGCTCGGACAACCAATCTTCCCGGGAGATTCTGGCGTCGATCAGCTGGTGGAAATCATCAAAGTCCTCGGCACACCGACACGGGAGCAGATCAAAGAGATGAATCCCAATTATACGGAATTCAAATTCCCTCAGATCAAGAGTCATCCATGGCAAAAG TTAATGCTAGAGCGAATGTCTTTCCCTACCACGACCAAGACCGACCACCAACGTATTAGA GTGTTCCGGACACGCACCCCACCGGAAGCGATCGCACTGGTTTCCCGTCTGCTGGAGTACACGCCAGGCACGAGAATTACTCCGATGCAAGCATGTGCCCATCCGTTCTTCAACGAATTGCGAGAAGGCAGCAAGTATCTGCCGAACGGTCGCGAATTTCCACCGTTGTTCAACTTCACCGAGCAAG AGCTTGCCATTCAGCCAAGTCTGAACCTGATTCTGAGGCCCAGAAACCAAAACGAGGCCGCTTCCAAGGCAGGACAATCGTCAAGCGGATCGATGGAAggtggcagcggcagcagtggCAACGGTGGTGCCGGCAGCTCGTCTGGCAGCGGTGGCGTTGGAGGTAGTGGCGGTGGAGCTAGTGCCAGTAGCGCTGGCGATGCGAGCAACTTGGCGCAGCAATCCTGTAGCGGTGCAGCTGGAGGTAGCGCCGGCGCTGGCGTTGGATCGGACGATATGGCAGCCGCAAGTGGGGGTGATGCAAACACCTGTCAGCCTTCTGCTGCCACCTCATCGATGGGTTAG